A stretch of the Ostrea edulis chromosome 9, xbOstEdul1.1, whole genome shotgun sequence genome encodes the following:
- the LOC130049972 gene encoding uncharacterized protein LOC130049972 isoform X1, protein MEGGHVIKNPCRIYPRTHHGMMARPLDLWLCLMWIFLINGASDNCKKLCWPIEGIYDCTKSGSRCVRMMRSAYIDTVREIRVFNCEVQLVTDRVVTNWPVIRDRNFNRCPQSNVSSPPPITTTAEAQKLPSPPPIPKTAETQKLSSPPPLTTTAEAHKLPSPPPIITTAETQKLPSPPPIITTAETQKLPSPPPPSRTYNSLNLGSKIVAGSHKHDDDEDDDQLFDVQTATGFLTWALITTMGVIVVAVKQCIKKKLLRCPCECRNNPPNAPENPPNAPENIPLNHPHTPPQAASTPTSSSNLSPTLSLETTLTTDTSTTSTKTLIESPVSSHTRFQTAKKLF, encoded by the exons atgGAGGGAGGTCATGTGATCAAAAACCCGTGCAGGATTTACCCGCGCACCCATCACGGCATGATGGCGAGACCGTTAGACCTATGGTTATGTTTGATGTGGATATTCCTGATTAATGGTGCTTCAGATAATTGTAAGAAACTGTGCTGGCCCATTGAAGGAATTTATGATTGTACTAAATCTGGGAGCCGCTGTGTTCGGATGATGCGCTCCGCCTATATAGACACTGTACGTGAAATACGGGTTTTCAACTGTGAAGTCCAGCTTGTGACCGACAGGGTGGTAACAAATTGGCCAGTAATAAGAGACCGAAATTTCAACAGGTGCCCAC aatcGAATGTGTCCTCACCGCCACCGATAACAACAACAGCTGAAGCCCAGAAGTTGCCATCACCGCCACCGATACCAAAAACAGCTGAGACACAGAAGTTGTCATCACCACCACCGTTAACAACTACAGCTGAGGCCCACAAGTTGCCATCACCGCCACCGATAATAACAACAGCTGAGACCCAGAAGTTGCCATCACCGCCACCGATAATAACAACAGCTGAGACCCAGAAGTTGccatcaccaccaccaccaagcAGGACCTACAACTCCCTAAATCTTGGTTCTAAAATTGTTGCAG gaTCCCATAAACATGATGATGATGAGGACGATGACCAACTGTTTGATGTACAAACAGCAACAG GTTTCTTAACGTGGGCTCTTATTACAACCATGGGAGTTATTGTAGTTGCTGTTAAACAATGTATTAAGAAGAAATTGCTCCGTTGCCCATGTGAATGCAGGAATAATCCCCCTAATGCACCAGAGAACCCCCCTAATGCACCAGAGAACATTCCTCTTAACCATCCACATACCCCACCTCAGGCGGCATCGACACCAACCTCCTCCTCAAACCTTAGTCCTACACTTTCACTGGAAACAACTCTGACAACGGATACCTCCACAACTAGCACTAAAACACTAATTGAATCACCTGTTTCATCTCACACAAGATTCCAAACTGctaaaaaattattttag
- the LOC125663346 gene encoding uncharacterized protein F54H12.2-like has protein sequence MAFLSSDNKDIAQPMELSLFASPTNQVAVEKVYFTEARPISSIGVSDTPIEIVVSGSGAEYIDLKRSKLYVKARILKADGTALAENEKTGIVNLPLQSMFSQMDVYLNNKLVSFNTNNYPWKAYFKTILFSGRDELSSQKQSELFFKEEGNLSDANAYNGGNAGLVLRYGYTQQSAVFELEGNLMEDVFDIDKYLINGVDIYIKLFRSSAPFVIMSAESSPAFKLELLDVVYKVAKVRVDPGVLLNHSKQIEATPVKYTIMRNELKMNTIPKGSTEFYWDNIFPQAVPDRIVVALVDQKAVNGDYTANPFNFEHMGLTDVGIYVNGESVPGRPLKTDFSAGLYSAAYARLFEASGKWNNDAGLIITRDNFGSGYSLFVFTIDSCGFGEEYLNLIRRGNTRLELKFKQATTKAANAIVFATFSSLLEVDKSRDINYIQP, from the coding sequence ATGGCCTTTTTAAGCAGTGATAATAAAGACATAGCTCAACCTATGGAACTGTCTCTTTTTGCGTCTCCAACAAATCAGGTAGCGGTCGAAAAAGTGTACTTTACAGAAGCAAGACCGATTTCTAGCATAGGAGTATCCGATACACCAATCGAAATCGTAGTATCTGGTTCGGGGGCAGaatacattgatttaaaaaggAGTAAATTGTATGTGAAAGCCCGAATTTTGAAAGCAGATGGAACGGCGCTGGCAGAAAATGAAAAAACGGGCATTGTAAATTTACCACTTCAAAGTATGTTTTCCCAGATGGATGTCTACTTGAACAACAAATTAGTTTCTTTCAACACAAACAACTATCCGTGGAAGGCCTATTTCAAGACAATTTTATTCAGCGGGAGAGACGAACTTAGTTCACAGAAACAATCCGAGCTGTTTTTTAAAGAAGAGGGAAACCTGAGTGACGCCAATGCATACAATGGGGGGAATGCTGGACTGGTCCTGCGGTATGGATACACTCAGCAAAGTGCAGTCTTTGAGTTGGAAGGAAACCTGATGGAAGATGTCtttgatatagataaatatttgataaacgGGGTAGACATTTACATCAAACTCTTTAGATCCAGTGCCCCGTTTGTCATTATGTCGGCTGAATCTTCACCAGCTTTCAAATTAGAGTTACTGGACGTTGTGTACAAAGTAGCCAAAGTGCGAGTAGACCCCGGCGTTCTACTGAACCATAGTAAACAGATAGAAGCAACCCCCGTGAAGTATACTATCATGcgaaatgaattgaaaatgaatactaTTCCTAAAGGATCCACAGAGTTTTACTGGGACAACATTTTTCCTCAAGCGGTCCCCGATCGCATCGTGGTGGCCTTGGTGGACCAGAAAGCCGTCAATGGGGACTACACCGCTAACCCCTTTAACTTTGAGCATATGGGGTTAACAGACGTCGGAATATACGTTAACGGAGAAAGTGTACCCGGTAGACCGCTCAAAACAGACTTCTCAGCGGGACTGTATTCAGCAGCTTACGCTCGTTTGTTTGAAGCCTCGGGAAAATGGAACAATGATGCCGGACTGATCATCACTCGTGATAATTTTGGAAGTGGATATTCGCTGTTTGTTTTCACTATTGATTCCTGTGGATTTGGAGAAGAGTATTTAAATCTGATTCGTCGGGGAAACACCAGACTGGAACTGAAATTTAAACAAGCAACAACTAAAGCTGCTAACGCAATTGTATTTGCTACCTTTTCATCTCTACTGGAAGTCGACAAATCACGTGATATCAACTACATTCAACCATGA
- the LOC130049973 gene encoding uncharacterized protein LOC130049973 codes for MIFTSPEQVSERIRVNFIFFIVRVLMWTEMEDKHQNLIKANYTILVKKMMAIRVAEHLYASNIITDEMRQRIEAEKTSYDQSRKLISIILRRGSRAFVGFRMALMKANQADLSRLLMNNDDDTKSEYEKKLAMARSLVIPTKERGDSGNQSKKATHPQSQEPRCRISLDDFNDLFLTVMPYKGTVYVHIRHLAESHGRLIATKKGVTFPLARWLKFESLLPDIQDYIDNIGKENGEVQWHIGGGVFVSLSPGYPTVDIRHFWKPDDAPEPIPTKKGVTLNGNKLARLRDALEEMHESVPELKDTELCMFSESHQNQLGMLDCPECTPFGYDAQDNMSKECNVGDLQDVKSIESDLD; via the coding sequence ATGATTTTCACCAGTCCTGAACAAGTCTCAGAGAGGATACGGGttaacttcattttttttattgtgagaGTTTTGATGTGGACAGAGATGGAGGATAAACATCAAAACCTTATTAAGGCAAACTACACTATATTGGTGAAGAAGATGATGGCAATTCGAGTCGCGGAACATTTGTATGCTTCAAACATAATTACCGACGAAATGAGGCAACGCATAGAAGCCGAGAAAACCAGTTACGACCAAAGCAGAAAACTGATTAGTATCATTTTACGTCGAGGATCGAGGGCTTTTGTGGGATTCCGAATGGCCTTAATGAAAGCCAATCAAGCTGATTTATCGAGACTCTTGATGAATAATGACGATGATACGAAGTCTGAATACGAAAAGAAATTAGCTATGGCAAGATCTTTAGTCATTCCTACCAAAGAAAGAGGAGATTCCGGAAACCAATCAAAGAAAGCTACACACCCTCAGTCTCAGGAGCCAAGATGTAGGATAAGTCTGGATGACTTTAATGACCTGTTCCTCACCGTCATGCCTTACAAGGGAACGGTTTACGTTCACATTCGCCATCTCGCAGAATCCCATGGTCGTCTCATTGCCACAAAGAAAGGAGTCACCTTTCCTTTGGCTCGTTGGTTAAAATTTGAATCCCTTCTTCCAGATATCCAAGACTACATAGACAACATTGGAAAGGAGAATGGAGAAGTGCAGTGGCATATTGGCGGAGGCGTGTTCGTCTCATTGTCACCCGGCTACCCTACAGTGGATATAAGACACTTTTGGAAGCCCGACGATGCCCCAGAACCCATACCGACAAAGAAGGGTGTCACTTTGAACGGAAACAAACTAGCCAGACTTAGAGATGCCCTTGAAGAAATGCATGAATCTGTTCCAGAGCTCAAAGACACCGAACTCTGTATGTTCAGCGAATCTCATCAAAATCAACTTGGAATGTTAGACTGTCCCGAATGTACCCCGTTCGGTTACGATGCCCAAGACAATATGTCCAAGGAATGCAATGTGGGAGATTTACAGGACGTGAAATCGATTGAGAGTGATCTTGATTGA
- the LOC125662183 gene encoding uncharacterized protein LOC125662183 — translation MSNYTDYLKDLYYTPGKPGAFAGPEKLYQAVKQEGKYKIGRRRIRQFLNNEDSYSLYKPIRKTFPRSKVIVNTIDSMWDGDLADVSNIASHNDGYKFLLVLIDIFSRYLFIVPLTNKHHQNIIDGLKSVFQTGRKPHTLRTDKGSEFKNRWVKTFLKKEGINVIYTQNETKANYAERVIRTMKNLMYRYFMKNKTYRFVNVLQDLVKSYNNRPHRSLDGNAPLTVNQGNADEIRLDAYLAGTKPKSDLRKKNGNQHTSKKTMKKRVKPFFKLKVGDNVRISQLKHPFQRDYQQKWTEEFFKVVKRYKRGQIPVYKVQDLADDPIEGTFYQSELQKVVKSEDVAYRVEKILKRRRRGKTKEVFVKWEGWPKKFNSWIPESSLEKQ, via the coding sequence ATGTCAAACTACACGGATTACTTGAAGGATCTCTACTACACTCCCGGTAAACCGGGAGCATTTGCTGGTCCCGAAAAATTGTATCAAGCCGTTAAACAGGAAGGCAAATACAAGATTGGCAGAAGGAGAATAAGACAATTTTTAAACAACGAAGACTCATATAGTCTTTATAAGCCTATTCGTAAGACGTTTCCGCGCTCTAAAGTAATAGTGAACACAATCGACTCTATGTGGGATGGTGACTTAGCCGACGTCAGTAATATTGCATCTCACAACGACGGTTACAAATTCTTATTGGTTTTAATTGACATATTTAGCCGATATTTATTTATAGTCCCCTTGACAAATAAACATCATCAAAACATCATCGATGGTTTAAAATCAGTTTTTCAAACTGGACGAAAACCACACACCCTTAGAACAGACAAAGGTAGCGAATTCAAAAATCGTTGGGTAAAGACGTTTCTGAAAAAAGAAGGAATTAACgtgatatacacacaaaatGAAACCAAAGCAAATTATGCGGAGAGAGTGATTCGTACCATGAAGAACCTTATGTATCGCTatttcatgaaaaacaaaacttacCGATTTGTGAATGTGTTGCAAGACTTGGTGAAAAGTTACAACAACAGACCTCACAGATCTTTGGATGGCAATGCTCCCCTTACTGTCAACCAGGGAAATGCTGATGAAATAAGACTCGATGCTTATCTTGCGGGAACAAAACCAAAATCGGATCTGAGAAAAAAGAATGGTAACCAGCATACATccaagaaaacaatgaaaaaaagaGTAAAACCATTTTTCAAGTTAAAAGTTGGAGATAATGTCAGGATATCACAGCTTAAACACCCTTTTCAAAGAGACTATCAACAGAAATGGACAGAAGAATTTTTCAAAGTCGTTAAAAGATACAAAAGGGGTCAAATACCTGTATACAAAGTACAAGATTTGGCAGACGATCCTATAGAAGGCACCTTCTACCAATCTGAGCTTCAAAAAGTTGTCAAGTCTGAGGATGTTGCCTATAGAGttgaaaaaattcttaaaagGAGGCGTCGTGGAAAAACCAAAGAAGTATTTGTAAAATGGGAAGGATGGCCTAAGAAATTCAATTCTTGGATTCCAGAAAGCTCTCTGGAAAAGCAATAA
- the LOC130049972 gene encoding arp2/3 complex-activating protein rickA-like isoform X2 codes for MEGGHVIKNPCRIYPRTHHGMMARPLDLWLCLMWIFLINGASDNCKKLCWPIEGIYDCTKSGSRCVRMMRSAYIDTVREIRVFNCEVQLVTDRVVTNWPVIRDRNFNRCPQSNVSSPPPITTTAEAQKLPSPPPIPKTAETQKLSSPPPLTTTAEAHKLPSPPPIITTAETQKLPSPPPIITTAETQKLPSPPPPSRTYNSLNLGSKIVAGFLTWALITTMGVIVVAVKQCIKKKLLRCPCECRNNPPNAPENPPNAPENIPLNHPHTPPQAASTPTSSSNLSPTLSLETTLTTDTSTTSTKTLIESPVSSHTRFQTAKKLF; via the exons atgGAGGGAGGTCATGTGATCAAAAACCCGTGCAGGATTTACCCGCGCACCCATCACGGCATGATGGCGAGACCGTTAGACCTATGGTTATGTTTGATGTGGATATTCCTGATTAATGGTGCTTCAGATAATTGTAAGAAACTGTGCTGGCCCATTGAAGGAATTTATGATTGTACTAAATCTGGGAGCCGCTGTGTTCGGATGATGCGCTCCGCCTATATAGACACTGTACGTGAAATACGGGTTTTCAACTGTGAAGTCCAGCTTGTGACCGACAGGGTGGTAACAAATTGGCCAGTAATAAGAGACCGAAATTTCAACAGGTGCCCAC aatcGAATGTGTCCTCACCGCCACCGATAACAACAACAGCTGAAGCCCAGAAGTTGCCATCACCGCCACCGATACCAAAAACAGCTGAGACACAGAAGTTGTCATCACCACCACCGTTAACAACTACAGCTGAGGCCCACAAGTTGCCATCACCGCCACCGATAATAACAACAGCTGAGACCCAGAAGTTGCCATCACCGCCACCGATAATAACAACAGCTGAGACCCAGAAGTTGccatcaccaccaccaccaagcAGGACCTACAACTCCCTAAATCTTGGTTCTAAAATTGTTGCAG GTTTCTTAACGTGGGCTCTTATTACAACCATGGGAGTTATTGTAGTTGCTGTTAAACAATGTATTAAGAAGAAATTGCTCCGTTGCCCATGTGAATGCAGGAATAATCCCCCTAATGCACCAGAGAACCCCCCTAATGCACCAGAGAACATTCCTCTTAACCATCCACATACCCCACCTCAGGCGGCATCGACACCAACCTCCTCCTCAAACCTTAGTCCTACACTTTCACTGGAAACAACTCTGACAACGGATACCTCCACAACTAGCACTAAAACACTAATTGAATCACCTGTTTCATCTCACACAAGATTCCAAACTGctaaaaaattattttag